The Rosa chinensis cultivar Old Blush chromosome 7, RchiOBHm-V2, whole genome shotgun sequence DNA segment acccaagtcaagtgactctaaaccacagagtgcgtttgcaattaagttgaaacgctcactttacggattgaaacaatctgggcggatgtggtatacctgtctaagtgactacttgattgggaagggatataagaacgatgaactatgcccctgcgtattcataaagaaaacaagttccggatttgcaattgtagcagtatatgtcgatgatatgaacataataggtactcttgatgaaataagagaaaccgcgagctacttgatatccgaatttgagatgaaggatcttgggaaaactcgattctgtctaggccttgaactagaacaccgagtttgtggaatactaatccaccagtctgcgtatgtccaaaagatgctcaggcgatttaacatggacaaagcgcatcctgctagcactcctatgatcggtcgaagtttggatgcaaagaaagatccatttcgtccgaaggaagatgacgaagaggtgttgggagctaaaattccctacctaagtgcaataggcgcattattgtacttagcccaatgtactcgaccagacattgcattctcagtgaacttgttagctagatttagctcagcaccaacgcagcgtcactggaatggtatcaagaatattttcagatacctaaaaggaaccattgacttgggactgttctttccctacagagagacaagagggaccgcagatggaactgcaatccctgaaggaaatattgatggtgaaagtgccacacactacaccaaaacgccaaatgatgttttggttggttttgctgatgctgggtatctctctgacccacataaaggtcgttcccaaactagttatgtatttaccattgggaacacggcgatatcttggagatcaaccaagcaaacccttgtggctacctcctcgaaccactcagagatcatcgccctacatgaggcggttcgtgagtgtgtatggttaagagctatcatcacacatattcgagggacgagtggtttgagttctaccactgaagagcctacttgtatttatgaagataatgcagcttgcatcgaacagatgaagataggatatatcaagggtgataatacaaaacacatatcgccgaagtttttctacaatcagcaacaacaggccctcctcaagattcaagtgaatcaagtaaagtctgaggagaatgtggcagatttgttcaccaaatcattgcctaaggccatattcgagaaacatgtgaaaagcataggaatgcgaagactttccaagctcccttgattaatgtaagtatcagggggagtctaacacacacatgtcattctcaaatgtagaaggtgcgttgtgctcttttccttcgaccaagtttttttttttgtcccacagggtttttattgttacttggcaaggtttttagtgaggcaacaacttatgcaccattgcgtctttgacttggcacaagggggagtgtcaaaggaaaaacatattatgtgccttcgtcaaagtaactgacgaagagggaatcaaggaatcagtgattaccaatcaattagcataaaagatagatcaatatcagtatttaatatcataattgtaaacattatttccgttgtaatttcttccctatataaagggactatgaaatgaaatgagtagaccattccaatctccatttacttttacaatttagaatatatatatacacacacacacacacacacacacacacagattcGATCCAGagaggagctccgctttgaaattaacgtgtgaagttcgagtttttggtaacttttcggtcgcatatccacatctcgaccgttcagtttttaggtactactgtatagatcatctctgcaaattttcagccaaattgatgatcgttaaggtatctaactcgcttaaaccaatggatgaaCTGAatttgtcaacctgaaccgtaccaactttaaagcagttatcaatgccttaacgatcatcaatttgacttaaaatctgcagagatgatctatacactagtgcttaaaaattgaacggtcgagatgtggatatgcgaccgaaaagtgatccaaaactcgaacttcacacgttaatttcaaagcggaggtTCTCTCTGGATAGGATTTgtgcgtgtatatatatatatatatatatatatatatatatatatatatagtcgtTATTCATCATTTTATGGATATGAATTAATGCTTAAGGGCTATGTTGAAGatgaaataattaaaaaatatagtAATCGTGATTTGAACACTCACGAGACTAATCCACTGAATTATGTCAAATCCATCAGAAGTAGTCTCGTAAGTGTTCAAATCATGACGACTAAATTTTTCATACATCAAATTCAATTATGTTATCTTCAACATAATCTAAAAATATTAATTCATATTCATTTTCTCTCAGAcgcaaaaaatgatgaagacccAGGATCGATGATAaggcaaattttatttttatttttatacataaatattaataataatagaaGTCAAAGTTCAAATATCAAATTATCATCTTTTAAGAACTAAGTATCAAAGTGTCTAATTGTTGATATCTCAGTCATCATAGAATGAATTTAAATAATCgcacaacagaaaaaaaaattggggttTGAGTCGAGACGCAGCGGTCTCATCTTCTTGTTTCCGCAGTCTACAACAGAATCGCAGCCGAGGGTGAGAAAATCAGAGAAAGAGATTCAAAGAACCAAGAGGCTTCTTGGCTTTCTGTTTCTCGAAGCTTCAAGGGGCGCCCATAAGCTTCAAGGTTTTTCCCTTTCTCTATTTCAACTTTGCAATCTCTGCTCTGATTCTTGAAAGTCATCTGCTTATGCCATTTGCAGCATATATAAACATCTCTATTGAAttcatttgtttgttttatgCAGATTGATAGATGGATAGATGCATTAAGAAGAAGACGAccaaattcaatttttagggttttcagtTTCGGTGATTGTTAGGGCTCCGGCGATGGATGATTATCAGGAGATGGAGAGGTTCGGAATGGAGAACGATTACGAGGACCTCCAGTGGATCGGTGGCGAGGCCTATTACCGAAACCGCAAGAGTAAGCGCGTGCAGACCAAAGACGATGCTCTCTACGGCTCGTTCGCTGATTCCGATGACGATGAAGACGACGGCTCCAGGAAACGTCGCAAAGAGCGAAAGGCCGACTTCACAAAGCCCGTCAGTTTTGTCTCCACCGGCGTCGTCGTCCCCAACCAGGAAGCCGAGAACGATTTAAAGCAGCAGAGCGATGATAGTAGGCCTGATATTGATCCTGCTGCTATTTCAGGTTCTGGTCTAGGCTTCAATAATTCTGGTCTAGGGTTCAATAATTCTGGTTTAGGATTCGGTAATACTGGTGGTTTAGGATTCAATCATTCAGTAGGCAAtgatgatgaggaagatgaCAGCAGTTTTCTGCCGTCGGCCTTCGGGAAGAAGATAAAGGAGGGAGCTGAGAGGAGACacaaggagaaagaaaagatgaaaTTGCAGCAGCAGAGTAGTCGGTCTCAAAGAGATTTGGAATCTAAAGGAGCAATCAGCGGCGGGGATGGGGATTTGGGGGCCTTTGAGAAACACACAAAAGGCATTGGGATGAAGATGCTTGCAAAAATGGGATACAAAGGAGGTGGTCTTGGGAAGAACCAGCAAGGAATTCTTGCCCCCATTGAAGCCAAGTTGAGGCCAAAAAACATGGGTATGGGTTTTAATGATTACAAGGAAACCAAACAGCCCAGTGTGCAAGAATTGGATGAGGAAAAGCCCAAGAAGCAGTTGCCGGCTGCTACTGCCACCACCAAAAAGAGGAATTCCTGGAAGAAGATGGTTGCCGGCAGGACTAACAAGGAGCGGTATATATCTGCCAAGGAGTTGTTAgccaagaaagaagaagaaggtgccGAGGTCTTTGTGCAGAAGGTGGTTGATATGCGGGGACCTCAAGTACGAGTTTTGACCAATTTGGAGAATTTGAATGCTGAGGAGAAGGCTAGGGAAGAAAATGTTCCCATGCCTGAGCTACAGCACAACTTGAGGTTGATTCTTGACATGGCTGAGCTTGACATCCAAAAGATTGATAGGGATTTGAGGAATGAGAGAGAGACTGCTATAAGCTTGAACCAGGAGAAAGAGAGATTGGAAGCTGAGGTGACTATGCAGAAGCAGCACTTGGATAGCTTGGATGATATCACAACTGTGTTGGACCGACTGGGAGAAGAGAAAGCCATGGGAATATTGACGCTGGATTCTCTGGCAAAGAGTTTCAGTGACCTGCAGAGGAGGTATGCCGATGACTACAAGTTATGTAACTTGGCTTGCATTGCCTGTTCCTTTGCACTCCCTTTGTTTATCAGGATGTTTCAAGGTTGGGATCCTCTTCGGAACCCCTCTCATGGAATGGACGTGGTATCCACCTGGAAGGCTTTACTTCATGGGGAGGGGGAGTATGAGCGGTGCCTTGATATATGGGATTCTTCAATGTCTCCTTATACCCAATTGGTTTCCGAGGTTGTGGTACCAGCTGTGAGGATTGCTGGAGTAAATACTTGGCAGCCTAAGGACCCTGAACCCATGCTTCGTTTTTTGGAGTCTTGGGAGAAATTGCTGCCGGCTCCTGTTCTTAATAGCATAGTGGATATGGTAGTCTTCCCCAAATTGAAGGAGGCAGTAGACTTTTGGGAACCTCACCGGGACACAGTTCCCATCCATGTCTGGGTGCATCCATGGCTACCACTATTAGGACACAAGTTGGAGGAGGTGTACCACACAATACGCTACAAGTTGAGTAATGTTCTAGGTGCATGGCACCCCAGTGATGGATCTGCTTATACGATACTCTCTCCTTGGAAAAAGGTTTTCGATTCTGCAAGTTGGGAACAGCTAATGCATCGATTTATAGTACCCAAATTGCAGCTTGTTTTGCAAGACTTCCAAGTAAACCCTGCAGATCAGAGACTTGATCAGTTTAATTGGGTCATGAGTTGGGCTTCTGCTATTCCAATTCATCTAATGGTAGATATGTTGGAGAAGTTTTTCTTCCCCAAGTGGCTACATGTTTTATATCACTGGTTAATATC contains these protein-coding regions:
- the LOC112176321 gene encoding septin and tuftelin-interacting protein 1 homolog 1, coding for MDDYQEMERFGMENDYEDLQWIGGEAYYRNRKSKRVQTKDDALYGSFADSDDDEDDGSRKRRKERKADFTKPVSFVSTGVVVPNQEAENDLKQQSDDSRPDIDPAAISGSGLGFNNSGLGFNNSGLGFGNTGGLGFNHSVGNDDEEDDSSFLPSAFGKKIKEGAERRHKEKEKMKLQQQSSRSQRDLESKGAISGGDGDLGAFEKHTKGIGMKMLAKMGYKGGGLGKNQQGILAPIEAKLRPKNMGMGFNDYKETKQPSVQELDEEKPKKQLPAATATTKKRNSWKKMVAGRTNKERYISAKELLAKKEEEGAEVFVQKVVDMRGPQVRVLTNLENLNAEEKAREENVPMPELQHNLRLILDMAELDIQKIDRDLRNERETAISLNQEKERLEAEVTMQKQHLDSLDDITTVLDRLGEEKAMGILTLDSLAKSFSDLQRRYADDYKLCNLACIACSFALPLFIRMFQGWDPLRNPSHGMDVVSTWKALLHGEGEYERCLDIWDSSMSPYTQLVSEVVVPAVRIAGVNTWQPKDPEPMLRFLESWEKLLPAPVLNSIVDMVVFPKLKEAVDFWEPHRDTVPIHVWVHPWLPLLGHKLEEVYHTIRYKLSNVLGAWHPSDGSAYTILSPWKKVFDSASWEQLMHRFIVPKLQLVLQDFQVNPADQRLDQFNWVMSWASAIPIHLMVDMLEKFFFPKWLHVLYHWLISNPNFEEVLNWYKGWKELISEELHANESIRYQLNCGLDMMNRAVEGMEVVQPGLKENISYLRVLEQRQFEAQQKAAAAHANLGGAAHIDGGSHEMTLKDVIEAHAQQNGLLFRPKPTRTHNGHQIYGFGNVSIIVDSLNQKVYAQTEDTWSLVSLEKLLDLHNTSLTRRR